A genomic window from Prunus persica cultivar Lovell chromosome G2, Prunus_persica_NCBIv2, whole genome shotgun sequence includes:
- the LOC18785890 gene encoding protein ALP1-like: MGPVRGMKRRKKAEKKVDQNVLAAAASLSSQPQPVDWWDDFSQRITGPLSQSKSKDRMKFESVFKVSRKTFSYICSLVKEDMMTSSSNFSYSNGKQLSLNDQVAVALRRLSSGESLVSIGDSFGINRSTVSHITWRFVEAMEERGLHHLCWPTKHGEMEEIKSKFEKIRGLPNCCGAIDITHILMTHPTPGSPDDVWLDCEEKCSMILQAIVDPDMRFRNIITGWPGSLSDELVLRSSGFFKLCEERSCLNGKKLVLSEGTEVREYIVGDSGFPLLQWLFTPYKGRELSNYQCEFNKRLSATQMVARRALVRLKEMWKIIQGVMWTPDKNKLPRIILVCCILHNIVIDLEDEAQDEMPLSHHHDSGYRQQTCESADNTASLLREKLAIYLSGEKNLASVLPG; this comes from the exons ATGGGACCCGTTAGAGggatgaagaggaggaagaaggcaGAGAAGAAGGTTGACCAGAATGTGTTAGCTGCAGCTGCTTCACTGAGTTCTCAACCCCAGCCCGTCGATTGGTGGGACGACTTCTCTCAGAGAATAACTG GCCCTTTATctcaatcaaaatcaaaagataGAATGAAATTTGAATCTGTCTTCAAAGTTTCGAGAAAGACATTCAGTTACATCTGTTCACTTGTAAAGGAAGATATGATGACTAGCAGCTCAAACTTCAGTTATTCAAATGGAAAGCAGTTGTCTCTAAATGACCAAGTTGCTGTTGCTCTTAGGAGGCTTAGCTCTGGTGAGTCCTTAGTGAGCATCGGTGACTCATTTGGGATAAACCGATCAACCGTTTCTCACATTACCTGGAGGTTTGTGGAAGCAATGGAAGAAAGAGGGCTGCACCATCTTTGTTGGCCTACAAAGCATGGTGAAATGGAGGAGATAAAGTCCAAGTTTGAGAAAATCCGCGGCCTTCCAAATTGTTGTGGTGCAATTGACATCACACACATCCTGATGACCCACCCTACACCGGGCTCACCAGATGATGTCTGGCTCGATTGCGAAGAAAAATGCAGCATGATCTTACAGGCAATCGTTGACCCGGATATGAGGTTCCGTAACATTATTACAGGATGGCCAGGAAGTTTGAGTGATGAGCTAGTCCTTCGGAGTTCAGGTTTTTTCAAGCTGTGTGAAGAAAGAAGTTGTTTAAACGGGAAGAAGTTGGTGCTTTCAGAAGGAACAGAAGTAAGAGAATACATAGTTGGAGATTCTGGTTTTCCTCTCTTGCAATGGCTTTTCACTCCTTACAAGGGGAGAGAGCTCTCAAACTATCAGTGCGAGTTTAACAAGCGGCTCTCTGCGACGCAGATGGTGGCGCGCAGGGCGTTGGTGAGGCTGAAGGAGATGTGGAAGATAATTCAAGGGGTAATGTGGACGCCTGATAAGAACAAGTTGCCAAGGATTATTCTGGTTTGCTGTATTCTGCACAATATAGTTATTGATTTGGAGGATGAGGCGCAAGATGAAATGCCCTTGTCTCATCATCATGATTCTGGTTACCGGCAACAAACTTGCGAATCTGCTGACAATACTGCCTCTCTCCTGAGAGAGAAG